A genomic stretch from Chitinophagaceae bacterium includes:
- a CDS encoding ribosome-binding factor A — protein MLEGKRQKQIAGVIHEEITSIFRKMGLSMVDGGLVSISSVKVTPDLLETRIYLSVFQAKDNAAVLKKVEDKAHEIKRELASKLKHQLRRIPEIKYFLDDTLDHVFKMEELLKKIEDEKKEYE, from the coding sequence ATGTTAGAAGGAAAACGACAGAAACAGATAGCCGGGGTAATTCATGAAGAAATAACTTCCATCTTCAGAAAAATGGGACTGAGTATGGTGGATGGAGGATTAGTGTCCATTTCATCTGTAAAAGTTACTCCTGACCTGCTGGAAACAAGGATCTACCTAAGTGTGTTCCAGGCAAAGGATAATGCTGCCGTTTTAAAGAAAGTTGAAGACAAAGCCCATGAAATTAAGCGGGAACTGGCTTCCAAACTCAAACATCAGCTGAGAAGAATCCCTGAAATAAAATATTTCCTGGATGATACATTGGATCATGTGTTTAAAATGGAAGAGTTGCTGAAAAAAATTGAGGATGAGAAGAAGGAATATGAATGA
- a CDS encoding ABC transporter permease, which produces MNFLFAWRYFKSKKSTNAINIIAWVTVTAMAVGTAALVVVLSIFNGFEGLVKTLYSSFYPDIRITSAHQKVMLLDSAMLQKIRLLNNIEAVSMVVEENVHLQNGDYKTNAVIKGVDDFYSKVSGVPERVLNGKFETGTDEQPKLVLGSGIENALSLLSDRALTPVTAYLPKKGVEFSDNPMDAISTVNLQPAGSFSIQQDFDNKYVITNLSILKQMLGLKTNEYSSAEIKLKEPAAEKEVITAVQQLLGDNYLVENRYQQNRSLFAVMQMEKWAIYGILSLILIIAAFNMIGALTMLVLEKEQDIQILQAMGAGKSFIQKIFLTEGVLLAFTGSVIGIVLALIFSYLQVTFKLIPLHGSFVIDYYPVQIFISDLLLVIATVFVIGLLASWVPSVKAARQKVSLRAQ; this is translated from the coding sequence TTGAATTTCCTCTTCGCCTGGCGGTATTTCAAGTCAAAAAAATCAACGAATGCCATCAATATTATTGCATGGGTTACGGTAACGGCCATGGCTGTCGGCACCGCTGCTTTGGTTGTTGTATTAAGTATTTTCAATGGATTTGAAGGGTTGGTGAAAACATTGTATTCTTCATTTTACCCTGATATACGTATTACATCAGCTCATCAAAAAGTAATGTTGCTTGATTCAGCCATGCTGCAAAAAATAAGGCTGCTGAATAATATTGAAGCTGTAAGTATGGTGGTGGAAGAAAATGTTCATTTACAGAATGGAGATTACAAAACAAATGCAGTGATCAAAGGAGTTGATGACTTTTACAGTAAAGTAAGCGGTGTTCCTGAACGGGTGTTAAACGGAAAATTTGAAACCGGAACAGATGAACAACCGAAGCTGGTTTTAGGAAGCGGAATCGAAAATGCATTAAGTCTGCTAAGCGACCGGGCCTTAACTCCTGTTACTGCCTATCTTCCAAAAAAGGGGGTTGAATTTTCTGATAATCCAATGGATGCAATCAGCACCGTTAATCTGCAGCCTGCCGGTTCATTTTCTATTCAACAGGATTTTGATAACAAATACGTTATTACCAATCTTTCTATTTTAAAGCAAATGCTTGGATTGAAAACAAACGAATACAGTTCAGCCGAAATAAAATTAAAAGAACCTGCAGCAGAAAAAGAAGTGATTACTGCTGTTCAGCAATTGCTGGGAGATAATTACCTGGTGGAGAACCGCTATCAGCAAAACCGTTCCTTGTTTGCAGTAATGCAGATGGAAAAATGGGCCATCTATGGCATTTTATCACTTATTCTTATCATTGCTGCCTTTAATATGATTGGTGCATTAACCATGCTTGTACTGGAGAAAGAACAGGATATACAAATTCTGCAGGCAATGGGTGCAGGCAAATCGTTTATCCAAAAAATATTTCTTACGGAAGGGGTCCTGCTCGCATTTACAGGAAGTGTAATAGGAATTGTACTGGCTTTAATATTCAGTTATCTGCAGGTAACGTTTAAGTTGATTCCCCTGCACGGATCTTTTGTAATTGATTATTATCCCGTACAAATATTTATTTCAGACCTGCTACTGGTAATTGCAACGGTATTTGTAATCGGACTGCTTGCATCATGGGTTCCGTCTGTAAAAGCTGCCAGGCAAAAAGTTTCCTTAAGAGCCCAGTAA
- a CDS encoding undecaprenyl/decaprenyl-phosphate alpha-N-acetylglucosaminyl 1-phosphate transferase: MDHLLIGSVIAFLITFSAIPIIIRVAEMKHLFDLPDDRKVHANPVSPLGGIGIFAGFIMAFLISAPIGYPELQYYAVAFLLIFFLGLKDDIIVLTPLKKFLGQLLAAFIIVYKGGILIDGMFGFMGMEKMPMLISLVFTYLTIVVITNSFNLIDGVDGLAGSLGLFTTLAFGTYFLLAQQPVYSVMAFCMAGSMGAFLIFNISPAKIFMGDTGSLLLGIVNSILVIKFIQVATVPTATIYLPAAPAIGFAILFVPLFDTLRVFAFRILSRRSPFSPDRNHVHHLLLEKGCNHNMVTFLAVTFNILIAAATFMGRNINITFLLLGLISVGFSVISLLIYSNRNKRRKLFPLSFESKVKTVSETKIIPLKKGSAVHEPEEMAK; the protein is encoded by the coding sequence ATGGATCACCTTCTTATCGGCTCAGTAATTGCCTTCTTAATTACTTTTTCTGCTATACCCATTATCATCAGGGTAGCGGAAATGAAGCATTTGTTTGATCTCCCCGATGACCGGAAAGTACATGCAAACCCGGTTTCTCCTTTAGGAGGGATTGGAATTTTTGCAGGATTTATCATGGCCTTTCTTATTTCAGCTCCAATTGGATATCCTGAGCTGCAATATTATGCCGTTGCTTTTTTATTGATTTTTTTCCTTGGATTGAAAGATGATATTATAGTTTTAACTCCTTTAAAAAAGTTTCTGGGTCAGCTTTTAGCTGCTTTTATTATCGTTTATAAAGGAGGAATACTCATCGACGGAATGTTTGGTTTCATGGGCATGGAAAAAATGCCGATGCTGATCAGTTTAGTGTTTACTTACCTCACAATTGTAGTAATTACCAATTCCTTCAATCTTATTGATGGTGTGGATGGCCTGGCAGGATCATTGGGCTTGTTTACCACACTGGCATTTGGAACTTATTTCTTACTGGCACAGCAGCCGGTTTATTCTGTAATGGCTTTTTGCATGGCAGGCAGTATGGGTGCATTTTTAATCTTCAATATTTCGCCGGCAAAGATTTTTATGGGCGATACCGGTTCCCTACTGTTAGGTATTGTAAATTCTATACTGGTCATTAAATTTATACAGGTAGCAACCGTACCAACAGCAACCATTTATTTACCTGCGGCACCTGCAATTGGATTTGCTATTTTATTTGTTCCCCTGTTTGATACCTTGAGAGTATTTGCATTCCGCATCCTGTCAAGACGCTCGCCTTTCAGCCCTGATCGTAATCATGTACACCATTTGCTTCTTGAAAAAGGCTGCAACCACAATATGGTTACATTTTTAGCAGTAACATTTAATATTCTCATTGCAGCAGCTACTTTCATGGGCCGCAACATCAATATCACTTTTTTATTGCTGGGGTTGATCAGTGTTGGTTTTTCAGTCATCAGCTTACTAATTTATTCAAACCGGAACAAGCGCAGAAAGTTGTTCCCGCTGTCATTTGAATCAAAAGTGAAGACTGTGAGCGAAACCAAGATTATTCCCCTGAAAAAAGGCTCAGCTGTTCACGAGCCTGAAGAAATGGCAAAATAA